Proteins found in one Fibrobacter sp. genomic segment:
- a CDS encoding ATP-dependent Clp protease proteolytic subunit, translated as MSKFFSLISAILLFVSLAAADTTAVATDSAKTSSTDTVVLDTDKANVPSIQELKKKHAVWIKLEGDVEPSMYDFCARAIDDALKEKPDYIVFEINTFGGRLDAAFDLVDTIMAVKGPETIALVKKKAISAGSLIALACKKLYMLEATTIGDCAPIVQGGDGTPQIVGEKIQSPLRAKFRNLAQRNGYPELLSSAFVTPELEVLELTAKLDKGKKTERDTTLIIEGQKYAVLDSASKAFWGAPKILVKEGELLTMTDQEALELGFSKGTFKDRNEFETSLAIESRSEVETTLGEDIASAIAAIAGILLILGFGALYIEFKTPGFGLFGIIGLILIGIVFLGQFAPQLDGYIPAILLVAGVVLFLVEIFVMPGTFLFGIGGIICMILALALSFSPEEIPEFVPETVETTFDATPWLFGLFYMLACAAIALVFPIAASKYLIPLLPEGWTPMLKTDLETAASPTEAVQEIAVGAIGEAKTFLRPVGQASFTMPDGSTKLFDVQTHGEIIEAGTKVKVESVQEGHIWVVLDN; from the coding sequence TCCACAGACACTGTGGTTCTTGATACCGACAAGGCCAATGTCCCCAGCATCCAGGAACTCAAGAAGAAACACGCCGTATGGATCAAGCTGGAAGGCGACGTGGAGCCTTCCATGTACGATTTCTGCGCCAGGGCCATCGACGACGCCCTCAAGGAAAAGCCGGACTACATCGTCTTTGAAATCAACACCTTCGGAGGCCGCCTGGATGCCGCCTTCGACCTGGTGGACACCATCATGGCAGTCAAGGGTCCCGAAACCATCGCCCTGGTGAAAAAGAAGGCCATCAGCGCAGGTAGCCTCATCGCCCTCGCCTGCAAAAAACTCTACATGCTTGAAGCCACCACCATCGGGGACTGCGCCCCCATTGTGCAAGGCGGCGACGGCACACCGCAAATCGTTGGCGAAAAGATCCAGTCGCCCCTGCGGGCAAAATTCAGGAACCTGGCCCAGCGCAACGGCTACCCGGAACTCTTGAGTTCCGCCTTCGTGACGCCGGAACTAGAAGTGCTCGAGCTCACCGCCAAGCTGGACAAGGGCAAAAAGACGGAACGGGATACCACCCTCATTATCGAAGGGCAGAAGTACGCCGTGCTGGATAGTGCAAGCAAGGCCTTCTGGGGCGCTCCCAAGATTCTCGTAAAAGAGGGCGAGCTCTTGACCATGACCGACCAGGAAGCCCTGGAACTGGGATTTTCCAAGGGGACTTTCAAGGACCGTAACGAATTTGAGACGAGCCTTGCCATCGAAAGCCGTAGCGAAGTAGAAACCACTCTCGGCGAAGACATCGCCTCGGCCATCGCGGCCATTGCGGGAATTCTCCTGATTCTCGGGTTCGGCGCCCTTTACATCGAATTCAAGACCCCCGGTTTCGGGCTTTTCGGAATCATCGGGCTTATCCTTATCGGCATCGTGTTCCTGGGGCAGTTCGCGCCGCAACTGGACGGCTACATTCCGGCCATACTTCTTGTGGCCGGCGTGGTGCTGTTCCTGGTAGAAATTTTCGTGATGCCGGGGACGTTCCTGTTCGGCATAGGCGGTATCATCTGCATGATTCTGGCTCTTGCGTTGAGCTTTTCGCCGGAGGAAATTCCGGAGTTCGTCCCCGAGACCGTAGAGACCACCTTCGACGCCACCCCCTGGCTATTCGGGCTGTTCTATATGCTAGCCTGTGCGGCTATTGCGCTGGTGTTCCCCATCGCCGCAAGCAAGTACCTGATACCGCTCTTGCCCGAAGGCTGGACCCCCATGCTCAAGACGGACCTGGAAACCGCCGCCTCCCCCACTGAAGCCGTGCAGGAAATTGCCGTAGGTGCCATTGGCGAAGCCAAGACGTTCTTACGCCCCGTAGGTCAGGCCAGCTTTACCATGCCCGACGGCAGCACCAAGCTCTTTGACGTTCAGACCCACGGCGAAATCATCGAGGCCGGCACAAAAGTAAAGGTGGAATCCGTGCAAGAAGGGCATATTTGGGTGGTGCTGGACAATTAA